A single region of the Streptomyces sp. NBC_00236 genome encodes:
- a CDS encoding GH25 family lysozyme, whose product MVAGAFSLVMALGPGVPSGAAAAVPRPSGDTIPLGDGYMGAGYLADAKNFTADTRQIEFGAEGSASTRATQAGIDVSHYQGTINWPSVKSAGIGFAYIKATESTTYKDPTFSANYLHAHQAKVIRGAYHFARPGLSGGAAQATYFAANGGGWSRDNLTLPGMLDLEGGCSGKSVSAMRSWILDFSNTYKAKTGRDVVIYTGPSWWNTCTGGWSGMAARSPLFVAHWTGASSPSIPGGFPYWTFWQYTDSGSVGGVSGAVDRDRFSGDSGRLLALANNTL is encoded by the coding sequence ATGGTGGCCGGCGCGTTCAGCCTGGTCATGGCCCTCGGTCCAGGAGTTCCTTCCGGCGCAGCGGCAGCAGTACCGCGGCCGTCCGGCGACACCATCCCCCTCGGCGACGGATACATGGGGGCCGGATATCTTGCGGATGCAAAGAACTTCACGGCGGACACGCGGCAGATCGAGTTCGGTGCCGAGGGCAGCGCGTCCACTCGGGCCACCCAGGCAGGCATCGACGTCTCCCACTACCAGGGAACGATCAACTGGCCGTCGGTGAAGTCGGCCGGCATCGGGTTCGCCTACATCAAGGCCACGGAGTCGACCACGTACAAGGACCCCACGTTCAGCGCCAACTACCTCCACGCCCACCAGGCGAAGGTGATCCGAGGCGCCTACCACTTCGCCCGTCCCGGTCTGTCCGGCGGCGCGGCGCAGGCGACGTACTTCGCCGCCAACGGCGGGGGCTGGTCGCGGGACAACCTGACGCTGCCCGGCATGCTCGATCTCGAAGGCGGCTGCTCCGGCAAATCGGTCTCGGCCATGCGGTCATGGATTCTGGACTTCTCGAACACGTACAAGGCGAAGACCGGACGTGACGTCGTCATCTACACCGGCCCGAGCTGGTGGAACACCTGTACGGGCGGGTGGAGCGGCATGGCCGCCCGGAGCCCTCTGTTCGTCGCGCACTGGACCGGCGCTTCCAGTCCCTCCATCCCGGGCGGCTTCCCGTACTGGACCTTCTGGCAGTACACCGACTCCGGTTCGGTGGGCGGGGTCTCCGGGGCGGTGGACCGCGACCGGTTCAGCGGTGACAGCGGCCGCCTTCTGGCCCTGGCCAACAACACCCTCTGA
- a CDS encoding nuclear transport factor 2 family protein yields MAVKPVTGNPIPAGDARSVAETTRAVVNAFLAARLAGDTEQIAALFADEVDWLLAPNPAVPWIRPRSTAAECAAQSAELAAHTVPEDARASVDTFLVDGTDAVLMGHLSGTVRATGKSFAGPFALRLTVEDGRVTRHHLYENSLSIAEACTS; encoded by the coding sequence ATGGCCGTCAAGCCCGTTACCGGCAACCCGATTCCGGCCGGCGACGCACGTTCCGTCGCCGAGACCACCCGGGCCGTCGTGAACGCGTTCCTCGCGGCCCGGCTGGCCGGGGACACCGAGCAGATCGCCGCGCTGTTCGCCGACGAGGTCGACTGGCTGCTCGCGCCGAACCCTGCGGTCCCGTGGATCCGACCGCGGTCCACGGCCGCCGAATGCGCCGCCCAGTCCGCGGAGTTGGCGGCGCACACGGTGCCGGAGGACGCGCGGGCGTCCGTCGACACGTTTCTCGTCGACGGCACCGATGCCGTCCTGATGGGGCATCTCTCGGGAACCGTACGGGCGACGGGCAAGTCCTTCGCGGGCCCGTTCGCTCTCCGTCTCACCGTCGAGGACGGCCGCGTCACCCGGCACCACCTCTACGAGAACAGTCTGTCGATCGCCGAAGCCTGCACGTCGTAG
- a CDS encoding YciI family protein: MEFLCYHRDRPGSLPLREELLEEHWSYMDQYAKELIARGPTFAHDNDEVPTGSVHIVDLPGPAAARAFAFDEPNYQAGAYRDVLLRRWRNLLGRTMWDFPGGHSGGNRYLVIGLGAGDPADLAVPAGRDDLIAYGPLLSDDGTTWLGTAALVRAPDPDAARAVLTPDRYAGIEVHAWEFGGRR; this comes from the coding sequence ATGGAGTTCCTCTGCTACCACCGCGACCGGCCCGGCTCCCTTCCGCTGCGGGAAGAGCTGCTGGAAGAACACTGGTCCTACATGGACCAATATGCGAAGGAGCTGATCGCCAGGGGCCCGACCTTCGCGCACGACAACGACGAGGTGCCCACCGGAAGCGTGCACATCGTCGACCTGCCCGGCCCCGCCGCCGCCCGCGCGTTCGCCTTCGACGAGCCGAACTACCAGGCGGGCGCTTACCGCGACGTGCTGCTGAGGAGGTGGCGCAACCTGCTGGGGCGCACCATGTGGGACTTCCCCGGTGGACACAGCGGCGGCAACCGGTACCTCGTGATCGGCCTCGGCGCGGGGGATCCCGCCGACCTCGCGGTGCCGGCCGGCCGGGACGACCTGATCGCTTACGGGCCGCTGCTCTCCGACGACGGTACGACCTGGCTGGGCACGGCGGCACTGGTAAGGGCGCCGGATCCGGACGCGGCACGCGCCGTCCTCACGCCGGACCGGTACGCCGGGATCGAAGTGCATGCCTGGGAGTTCGGCGGACGGCGCTGA
- a CDS encoding LLM class F420-dependent oxidoreductase, translating to MTSDTRDAFGQIGIWSGALHRSRADDAGKAAITEAVTELEDLGYGTLWIGGSPSPDDAAAVVEATRSITVATGILSIWDHPAADVAARIARLDAAARGRFVLGLGVSHGPMVPQYSKPYSAMVSYLDALDSATLPVDAGHRVLAALGPKMLKLATGRALGAHPYLVTTEHTAEAREALGPDALLAPELSVVLDTDLDRARTTARTMLAMYLQLPNYTDNLLRLGFSESDFEDGGSIRLLDALFALGDAEQVKTRARQYLDAGADHVALQVLTAGQGGAGLPRAEWRALAEAFGDEL from the coding sequence ATGACTTCTGACACACGTGACGCATTCGGGCAGATCGGCATCTGGAGCGGGGCCCTCCACCGGTCGCGGGCGGACGACGCGGGGAAGGCTGCCATCACGGAGGCGGTCACCGAGCTCGAAGACCTCGGGTACGGCACGCTCTGGATCGGGGGCAGTCCCTCGCCCGACGATGCCGCCGCTGTCGTCGAGGCCACCCGTTCGATCACCGTCGCCACGGGAATCCTCAGTATCTGGGACCACCCCGCCGCGGATGTGGCGGCACGCATCGCGCGGCTCGACGCGGCCGCCCGCGGGCGGTTCGTCCTCGGCCTGGGTGTCAGCCACGGTCCGATGGTGCCGCAGTACTCGAAGCCGTACAGCGCGATGGTCTCCTACCTCGACGCGCTGGACTCCGCCACCCTGCCGGTGGACGCCGGACATCGTGTGCTGGCCGCGCTCGGCCCGAAGATGCTGAAGCTCGCGACGGGGCGGGCGCTGGGTGCCCACCCCTATCTCGTCACCACCGAGCACACGGCGGAGGCCCGCGAAGCGCTCGGCCCCGACGCTCTGCTCGCCCCGGAACTCTCCGTCGTGCTCGACACCGACCTCGACCGGGCGCGCACCACCGCGCGGACCATGCTGGCGATGTACCTGCAGCTGCCGAACTACACCGACAACCTGCTGCGGCTGGGGTTCTCGGAGAGCGACTTCGAGGACGGCGGAAGCATTCGCCTCCTCGACGCCCTGTTCGCCCTGGGCGACGCCGAGCAGGTGAAGACCCGGGCGAGGCAGTACCTCGACGCCGGTGCCGATCACGTCGCTCTCCAGGTACTCACCGCCGGCCAGGGCGGCGCCGGCCTGCCGCGAGCCGAGTGGCGCGCCCTGGCCGAGGCCTTCGGGGACGAACTGTAA
- a CDS encoding GNAT family N-acetyltransferase, translated as MISVELKLSVRDLVHADLASCGWAGSAHHLAGVAVQLERARLGEVDYLVVCTPTDVPVAKAGIDYRVKEGAGTLWQLAVHPALQSCGIGTFLVEAAELRMRNRGLRHAELGVEESNPRARALYERLGYVAYDRSPDTWDEQAPDGSLRRYETMCTLMRKELCQGVFRT; from the coding sequence ATGATCAGCGTGGAGTTGAAGCTGTCGGTGCGGGACCTGGTGCATGCGGACCTGGCGTCCTGCGGATGGGCGGGGTCCGCACACCACCTGGCGGGCGTCGCGGTGCAGCTGGAGCGTGCCCGGCTCGGCGAGGTCGACTACCTCGTGGTCTGCACCCCCACGGACGTTCCCGTCGCGAAGGCCGGCATCGACTACCGGGTCAAGGAGGGGGCCGGCACCCTCTGGCAGCTGGCGGTCCACCCGGCCCTGCAGTCGTGCGGGATCGGCACCTTCCTCGTCGAAGCCGCGGAACTCCGTATGAGGAACCGCGGCCTCCGCCACGCCGAGCTCGGCGTGGAGGAGAGCAACCCCCGGGCGCGGGCGCTGTACGAACGACTGGGGTATGTCGCCTACGACCGCAGTCCCGACACGTGGGACGAGCAGGCGCCGGACGGATCGCTGCGTCGCTACGAGACGATGTGCACGCTGATGCGCAAGGAGCTCTGTCAGGGCGTGTTTCGGACGTAG
- a CDS encoding isocitrate lyase/PEP mutase family protein — MTYTTHHFDRFEDVRSALADPALVPERPAAADGPPGASVAWLRATVARFSHGEPHRRRRALVEAEVARLAPESLREAAAVVPGEDTRVTVVRTLAGALGMAQPAAVAQAVIAVAGVYFGGEDAAADEAVARLVRWPAAPTQDGPGSTQDGPGCPSDEPVSTQGGPGTPSAGSEAATEPVRPSDDAALESAAGRIGLLVQACEATAALVETAAGNERLPLSRVLRDLPPVRNMRRVAAGATRVAGRAIAEGDVVLLDLAAANRAHPVPLTFGAPPRICPGRAHALALADGLLRRPLTPFARLHHGAHPLLLPNAWDCASAAALAEQGFAAVGTTSLGVAAAAGLPDGAAATAEATVSLARRLGTGRFLFTVDAEGGFSDDVAEVAALARALYEAGAAGINLEDGRPDGTLAPMELHAAKIAAVKEVAPALFVNARTDTHWASRHEDETEMRLALYEQSGADGVFVPGLSDPAAIAELTSALVVPLNILYNPAGPTLAELASLGVRRVSLGSLLYRRALAAAVGAATGIRDGRPTDPAAPSYAEVQALAYARRVPDPAEAP; from the coding sequence ATGACGTACACGACGCACCACTTCGACCGCTTCGAGGACGTACGGTCGGCCCTCGCCGATCCGGCGCTCGTCCCGGAACGGCCGGCCGCGGCAGACGGCCCGCCCGGGGCGAGCGTTGCCTGGCTGCGCGCCACTGTGGCCCGGTTCAGCCACGGAGAGCCACACCGGCGGCGGCGCGCCCTGGTCGAGGCCGAGGTGGCCCGTCTCGCTCCGGAGTCGCTGCGCGAGGCCGCAGCCGTGGTGCCCGGCGAAGACACCCGGGTCACGGTGGTGCGTACGCTCGCCGGGGCCCTGGGGATGGCGCAGCCCGCAGCCGTGGCGCAGGCAGTGATCGCGGTGGCCGGGGTGTACTTCGGCGGGGAGGACGCAGCTGCCGACGAGGCGGTGGCGAGGCTGGTGAGGTGGCCGGCCGCTCCCACACAGGACGGCCCTGGCTCCACACAGGACGGACCTGGTTGTCCGTCGGACGAGCCTGTGTCCACACAGGGCGGACCTGGCACTCCGTCGGCCGGATCCGAGGCCGCCACCGAACCGGTGCGTCCTTCGGACGACGCCGCCCTGGAGTCCGCAGCCGGTCGCATCGGTCTGCTCGTCCAGGCATGCGAGGCGACGGCCGCGCTCGTCGAAACCGCAGCCGGCAACGAACGGCTTCCGCTGTCCCGGGTCCTGCGGGACCTGCCTCCCGTACGGAACATGCGTCGCGTCGCCGCCGGAGCCACCCGGGTCGCAGGCCGCGCGATCGCCGAGGGCGACGTGGTGCTCCTCGACCTGGCGGCCGCCAACCGCGCGCACCCGGTGCCTCTCACCTTCGGCGCCCCGCCCCGCATCTGCCCGGGCAGGGCCCACGCCCTCGCGCTGGCCGACGGACTGCTCCGGCGCCCGCTCACTCCGTTCGCCCGGCTGCACCACGGGGCGCACCCACTGCTGCTGCCCAACGCCTGGGACTGCGCCTCCGCCGCCGCGCTGGCCGAACAGGGCTTCGCCGCGGTCGGCACCACCAGCCTGGGTGTCGCCGCCGCGGCCGGTCTGCCGGACGGGGCAGCCGCCACGGCCGAGGCGACCGTGAGTCTGGCCCGTCGCCTCGGAACGGGCCGATTCCTGTTCACCGTCGATGCCGAAGGCGGGTTCAGCGACGACGTGGCGGAAGTGGCCGCACTGGCACGGGCCCTGTACGAGGCGGGCGCGGCCGGCATCAACCTGGAGGACGGCCGACCCGACGGCACACTCGCGCCGATGGAGCTGCACGCGGCGAAGATCGCCGCGGTCAAAGAGGTGGCACCCGCGCTGTTCGTCAACGCACGTACCGACACCCACTGGGCGTCCCGCCACGAGGACGAGACCGAGATGCGCCTGGCCCTCTACGAACAGTCCGGTGCCGACGGGGTGTTCGTGCCCGGGCTCTCGGATCCGGCCGCGATCGCCGAGCTGACCTCGGCGCTCGTCGTCCCGTTGAACATCCTGTACAACCCGGCCGGGCCCACGCTTGCCGAACTGGCCTCGCTGGGCGTGCGCAGGGTCAGCCTCGGCTCGCTGCTCTACCGCAGGGCACTGGCGGCGGCCGTCGGCGCGGCGACCGGCATCCGGGACGGGCGGCCGACGGATCCGGCCGCCCCGTCCTACGCCGAGGTCCAGGCACTGGCGTACGCCCGGCGGGTGCCCGATCCCGCTGAGGCGCCGTGA
- a CDS encoding ArsR/SmtB family transcription factor produces the protein MSSIAETASLLADRTRATFCQSLLDGRAWTAGELARSAGVSASTASEQLSRLIDGGLLAEERQGRHRYVRLAGPEAAALIEAVASYAPDASARPRNLRQSGRAGAEARARTCYDHLAGELGVALADAMISRGLVSEDAGLSVTPAGREWLADALGYRHPTGARRPLVRSCLDWTERRSHLAGAVGAALCATSLERQWVRRIGSGRAVKVTPVGAESFRELLGAEVG, from the coding sequence ATGTCCTCCATCGCCGAGACCGCGTCCCTGCTCGCCGACCGCACCCGGGCCACCTTCTGCCAGTCCCTGCTCGACGGCCGGGCCTGGACCGCGGGCGAGCTCGCACGGAGCGCCGGGGTCAGCGCGTCCACGGCCAGCGAGCAGTTGTCCCGACTGATCGACGGCGGCCTGCTGGCCGAGGAGCGGCAGGGCCGGCACCGCTATGTGCGGCTGGCGGGCCCGGAGGCCGCCGCCCTGATCGAGGCCGTCGCCTCATACGCCCCCGACGCTTCCGCCCGCCCGCGGAACCTGCGCCAGTCCGGCCGGGCGGGTGCCGAGGCGCGAGCCCGGACGTGCTATGACCATCTGGCCGGTGAGCTGGGTGTGGCGCTGGCCGATGCCATGATCTCCCGGGGCCTGGTCTCCGAGGACGCCGGTCTCTCCGTCACCCCGGCGGGCCGGGAGTGGCTGGCGGACGCCCTGGGTTACCGGCACCCCACGGGTGCGCGCCGGCCCTTGGTGCGGAGCTGCCTGGACTGGACGGAGCGCCGGTCGCATCTGGCCGGAGCGGTGGGAGCGGCCCTGTGCGCCACGTCGCTGGAGCGGCAGTGGGTGCGGCGGATCGGCTCCGGGCGGGCGGTGAAGGTGACGCCGGTGGGGGCCGAGTCGTTCCGGGAACTGCTGGGTGCGGAGGTCGGCTGA
- a CDS encoding serine hydrolase domain-containing protein: protein MLLPGLPQVRLPLAALLAAACAAGPMLSPAHAADAPADHDRALRVQLQELTDAPGGPPGVIAVLEREHRTEVFRAGVADTGTARPIRTTDHMRIASTAKAYSGAVSLQLVDRGRLRLDDTIGRVLPRLPRAWHRVTLRQLLNHTSGLPDYSADPEFLSLVTADPRRRFDSRRLLDFVAAEPLAFRPGTRYAYSNSDNIAVALMAEAVTGRRYEELLARLVYRPLGMRGTSLPQGYRMPEPYMHGYDVTPPNPPEDVSEVLSASGVWASGGIISTPKDMTSFIRGYAGGTLISDRTRRQQLNWVNGASEPAGPGANKAGLALFRYTTRCGVVYGHTGNFPGYTQLVAATPDGKRSLTFSLTTQVNKTNKPELLQRLRTVEENFVCALLRKR, encoded by the coding sequence GTGCTGCTTCCAGGCCTCCCGCAGGTCCGCCTGCCCCTCGCCGCCCTGCTGGCCGCTGCCTGCGCGGCCGGGCCGATGCTTTCCCCCGCCCACGCCGCGGACGCCCCCGCCGACCACGACCGCGCGCTGCGCGTGCAGTTGCAGGAACTGACCGATGCGCCCGGCGGGCCGCCCGGCGTGATCGCCGTCCTCGAACGAGAGCACCGCACCGAGGTATTCCGGGCGGGTGTCGCCGACACCGGCACCGCCCGCCCGATCCGGACGACCGACCACATGCGTATCGCCAGCACGGCCAAGGCTTACAGCGGCGCGGTCTCCCTCCAACTCGTCGACCGGGGGAGGCTTCGGCTGGACGACACCATCGGCCGGGTGCTGCCCCGGCTGCCCCGCGCCTGGCACCGGGTCACACTGCGGCAACTGCTGAACCACACCAGCGGGCTGCCGGACTACAGCGCGGACCCGGAGTTCCTGTCCCTGGTGACCGCGGACCCCCGGCGCCGTTTCGACTCCCGGCGGCTGCTGGATTTCGTCGCCGCCGAGCCGCTGGCGTTCCGCCCCGGGACCCGGTACGCCTACTCCAACTCCGACAACATCGCCGTCGCGCTGATGGCGGAGGCGGTGACAGGTCGCCGCTACGAGGAGTTGCTCGCCCGACTCGTGTACCGCCCGCTCGGTATGCGCGGCACCAGCCTGCCGCAGGGCTACCGGATGCCCGAGCCGTACATGCACGGCTACGACGTCACCCCGCCGAACCCGCCCGAGGACGTCAGCGAGGTGCTCAGCGCCTCGGGTGTGTGGGCGTCGGGCGGGATCATCTCGACGCCGAAGGACATGACGTCGTTCATCCGCGGTTACGCCGGCGGGACGTTGATCTCCGACCGGACCCGGCGTCAGCAGCTGAACTGGGTGAACGGGGCCTCCGAGCCGGCGGGCCCGGGCGCGAACAAGGCAGGTCTGGCCCTCTTCCGGTACACGACCCGTTGCGGTGTGGTGTACGGCCACACGGGCAACTTTCCCGGCTATACGCAACTGGTCGCCGCCACACCGGACGGCAAACGGTCCCTGACCTTCTCCCTCACCACCCAGGTGAACAAGACGAACAAGCCGGAACTGCTGCAGCGGCTGCGCACCGTGGAGGAGAACTTCGTCTGCGCCCTCCTGCGCAAGCGGTGA
- a CDS encoding class I SAM-dependent methyltransferase: MADDGFAHPRLAAIYDALDPDRTDLAAYLRIAEESEARRVLDIGCGTGVFALLLAGRGIDVVGVDPALASLEVARAKQGSARVGWIHGDATGLPPLQADLATMTANVAQAIVAPEAWEGTLRGAYEALRPGGRLVFETRDPARRAWEEWTREHSYRVTEIPAVGQVESWVELVEVSGPLVTFRWTYGFAADGQVLTSDSTLRFREREEVEQDLIGRGYVVDEVRDAPDRPGREFVFLARRP, encoded by the coding sequence ATGGCTGACGACGGCTTCGCGCATCCACGACTCGCCGCGATCTACGATGCACTCGATCCGGACCGCACCGATCTCGCCGCATACCTCAGGATCGCGGAGGAGTCCGAGGCACGCCGTGTCCTGGACATCGGCTGCGGAACCGGGGTGTTCGCACTTCTCCTGGCCGGCCGCGGGATCGACGTCGTCGGCGTCGATCCCGCCCTGGCCTCGCTTGAAGTCGCCCGGGCCAAGCAGGGCAGTGCACGGGTGGGATGGATCCATGGCGACGCGACGGGTCTCCCCCCGCTCCAGGCAGATCTCGCGACGATGACCGCGAACGTCGCCCAGGCCATCGTGGCCCCGGAGGCGTGGGAGGGGACGCTGCGGGGGGCCTACGAAGCGCTCCGGCCCGGCGGCCGCCTGGTCTTCGAGACCCGCGATCCCGCCCGGCGGGCCTGGGAGGAGTGGACCCGCGAGCACTCATACCGCGTGACGGAGATTCCGGCCGTCGGCCAGGTCGAGAGCTGGGTCGAGCTGGTCGAGGTCAGCGGGCCGCTGGTGACGTTCCGCTGGACCTACGGGTTCGCGGCGGACGGGCAGGTCCTCACTTCGGATTCGACGTTGCGCTTCCGGGAGCGGGAGGAGGTCGAGCAGGACCTGATCGGACGAGGGTACGTGGTGGATGAAGTCCGCGATGCACCCGACCGGCCGGGAAGGGAGTTCGTGTTCCTGGCGCGCCGTCCGTGA
- a CDS encoding spore-associated protein → MRSLRNVAVVGAVGALVAGATVMGATAASAAPNVTPQGVCGSAYKTVNSVPVGSLGTVYLTYNSTNGRNCVATIRTNPGTAKDMSTYIYVPDTDEWAGDSGNYTSYAGPAYVYGKGHCVSWGGNIANVYVSVDNSNCAARTEHRVTEIR, encoded by the coding sequence ATGAGAAGCCTGCGTAATGTCGCGGTCGTCGGGGCGGTGGGCGCGCTGGTGGCGGGTGCCACGGTCATGGGCGCCACGGCAGCCTCTGCCGCACCCAACGTCACACCTCAGGGCGTCTGCGGCAGTGCCTACAAGACCGTGAACTCGGTGCCCGTCGGCTCACTGGGCACCGTCTACCTGACGTACAACTCCACGAACGGGAGGAACTGCGTCGCGACCATCCGTACCAACCCCGGTACGGCCAAGGACATGTCCACGTACATCTACGTGCCCGACACCGACGAGTGGGCCGGCGACTCCGGGAACTACACGTCGTACGCGGGGCCGGCCTACGTCTACGGCAAGGGCCACTGCGTGAGCTGGGGCGGCAACATCGCCAACGTGTACGTGTCCGTGGACAACTCCAACTGCGCCGCGCGCACGGAACACCGGGTCACGGAAATCCGCTGA
- a CDS encoding amidohydrolase produces the protein MASTVTEGLQHIREDLADFYRDLHSHPELSLQETRTAALLAQRLRKGGFDEVVEQVGVTGVVGVLRNGDGPVVMLRADFDALPVEENTGLPYASTVRAVDGDGHDVPVMHACGHDMHAVCLTGAADLLARAREQWSGTLLVVFQPAEELAVGARGMVDDGLFERFPKPDIVLGQHVGPLPAGFIGHGSGPVMAAADSVNITLHGRGGHGSRPEASIDPVLMAANVVTRLQGIVAREVPPAETAVVTVGRLKAGTKDNIIPETAELGVNIRAFTPAVRDLVRSAVERIVTGESRTSGAPKPPDLAWFAAAPALVSDSEATKTTVAAFSEHFGAQRLLPMPQVNASEDVGVFGEALGVPTVFWFWGGLEAESAIAAFKEGRMDELPSNHSSAFAPVVEPTLSTGVEALVVAALTWLDTV, from the coding sequence ATGGCCAGTACGGTGACCGAGGGCCTGCAGCACATACGCGAGGACCTTGCCGACTTCTACCGGGACCTGCACAGCCACCCGGAGCTCTCGCTGCAGGAGACCCGGACTGCCGCGTTGCTGGCGCAGCGCCTGCGCAAGGGGGGCTTCGACGAGGTCGTCGAGCAGGTCGGCGTCACCGGCGTGGTCGGCGTCCTGCGTAACGGGGACGGCCCCGTGGTGATGCTGCGCGCGGACTTCGACGCGCTGCCGGTGGAGGAGAACACAGGACTGCCGTACGCCAGCACGGTCCGCGCCGTCGACGGCGACGGCCATGACGTGCCCGTGATGCACGCCTGCGGTCACGACATGCACGCCGTCTGCCTGACGGGTGCCGCAGACCTTCTCGCGCGGGCCCGCGAGCAGTGGAGCGGCACACTGCTGGTGGTGTTCCAGCCGGCCGAGGAACTGGCGGTCGGCGCCCGGGGCATGGTCGACGACGGCCTCTTCGAACGCTTTCCCAAGCCGGACATCGTCCTGGGCCAGCACGTCGGACCGCTGCCCGCCGGATTCATCGGTCACGGCAGCGGGCCGGTGATGGCGGCCGCCGACTCGGTGAACATCACCCTCCACGGCCGGGGCGGCCACGGATCCAGGCCGGAAGCGTCCATCGATCCGGTGCTCATGGCGGCCAACGTGGTCACTCGGCTCCAGGGCATCGTCGCCCGTGAGGTACCGCCGGCGGAGACGGCCGTGGTGACGGTGGGGCGCCTGAAGGCCGGTACGAAGGACAACATCATCCCGGAAACCGCCGAACTGGGCGTCAACATCCGCGCTTTCACGCCTGCCGTACGCGACCTGGTCCGCAGCGCGGTGGAGCGCATCGTGACGGGGGAGTCACGGACGAGCGGCGCGCCGAAGCCGCCGGACCTCGCCTGGTTCGCCGCCGCCCCCGCGCTCGTCAGCGATTCCGAGGCCACGAAGACGACGGTGGCGGCGTTCTCCGAGCACTTCGGCGCCCAGCGGCTGCTGCCGATGCCGCAGGTGAACGCGAGCGAGGACGTGGGTGTGTTCGGTGAGGCACTCGGCGTGCCCACGGTGTTCTGGTTCTGGGGCGGGCTGGAGGCGGAATCGGCGATCGCGGCGTTCAAGGAGGGACGCATGGACGAGCTGCCGAGCAACCACTCGTCGGCCTTCGCACCGGTCGTCGAGCCGACGCTGAGCACCGGCGTGGAAGCGCTGGTGGTCGCGGCGTTGACCTGGCTCGACACAGTGTGA
- a CDS encoding cold-shock protein has protein sequence MASGTVKWFNAEKGFGFIQQDGGGPDVFAHYSNINATGFRELQEGQAVTFDITQGQKGPQAENITSA, from the coding sequence ATGGCCAGCGGAACCGTCAAGTGGTTCAACGCCGAAAAGGGTTTCGGCTTCATTCAGCAGGACGGCGGCGGGCCGGACGTCTTCGCGCACTACTCGAACATCAACGCCACCGGCTTCCGTGAGCTTCAGGAAGGCCAGGCGGTGACCTTCGACATCACGCAGGGCCAGAAGGGCCCGCAGGCGGAGAACATCACGTCCGCCTGA